In one window of Leptospira fainei serovar Hurstbridge str. BUT 6 DNA:
- a CDS encoding methyltransferase domain-containing protein — translation MATETAFETLEAVQNYYGKVLQSNKDLKTSACCNIESFPASYLPIINKIHPEVKDKFYGCGSPLPPALSGRTVLDLGCGSGRDVYLLSKLVGEDGYVIGVDMTEEQLQVALSHQDYHRVQFGYESSNVSFKKGYIEDLESLGIEDNSVDLVVSNCVINLSPNKASVFSEIFRVLRPGGELYFSDVFADRRIPEELKEDPILLGECLGGALYTEDFRRLLSQFGVKDFRIVSQTKINLQNQDIERKIGHVNFFSITYRAFKIPLEDRCEDFGQVAFYKGNLENLPYRFILDDHHLFETDKPMLVCGNTADMLSKTRYSEYFQILGDKSKHFGLFDCGPSSAGVSVSQSGACC, via the coding sequence ATGGCGACGGAAACCGCATTCGAAACATTAGAGGCTGTTCAAAATTATTACGGTAAAGTATTGCAATCAAATAAGGATTTGAAAACATCCGCGTGTTGCAATATCGAATCATTTCCTGCTTCGTATCTTCCGATTATCAATAAAATTCATCCTGAAGTTAAAGATAAATTTTACGGCTGCGGATCACCTCTCCCACCCGCTCTTTCCGGTAGGACCGTCTTGGATTTAGGATGCGGATCGGGTCGCGACGTTTATCTTCTATCAAAACTTGTGGGAGAAGACGGATATGTTATCGGGGTGGATATGACCGAGGAGCAGCTCCAAGTGGCTCTTTCCCATCAGGATTATCATAGAGTTCAATTCGGATACGAAAGTTCTAATGTTTCATTTAAGAAAGGCTATATCGAAGATTTGGAATCCCTAGGAATCGAAGATAATTCCGTAGATCTCGTCGTTTCCAATTGTGTAATAAATCTCTCGCCGAACAAGGCATCGGTATTTTCCGAAATCTTTAGAGTTCTGAGACCGGGCGGAGAATTATATTTCAGCGACGTATTCGCCGATCGAAGAATTCCGGAAGAACTCAAAGAGGATCCGATTTTATTGGGGGAATGTTTGGGCGGAGCTTTGTATACCGAGGATTTCCGTCGGCTTCTTTCTCAGTTCGGAGTCAAAGACTTTCGAATCGTTTCTCAAACTAAGATAAATTTACAAAATCAAGATATAGAGCGTAAAATCGGACATGTGAATTTTTTCTCCATCACCTATCGCGCATTTAAAATTCCCCTGGAAGACCGTTGCGAGGATTTTGGACAAGTAGCGTTCTATAAGGGAAATCTCGAAAATCTCCCGTATAGATTTATATTAGATGATCACCATTTATTTGAGACCGACAAACCCATGTTAGTTTGCGGAAACACCGCGGATATGCTCTCCAAAACTCGCTATAGCGAATACTTTCAGATTTTGGGGGATAAATCTAAACACTTTGGCCTTTTTGACTGCGGACCTTCTTCAGCCGGAGTATCCGTATCTCAATCAGGAGCCTGCTGCTGA
- a CDS encoding helix-turn-helix domain-containing protein — translation MNKDLEPEKYYILNKSAFQHRIRTVNSIASLSPYLKVQEDKYLLVGQTDISIDWNIKYSFMNTFAIKLTPGFIFNFLKIPANLFTNKVVDLEEILPKEKFAHFRKLVESYSIISEKSFHISNFFKKIDIGKKAILAEFIARRIMEKPELRLEKLALEIGYSSRQIRRLVLSYTGFTPQLLYRIAKFEKCRQSILHQNEYSIFSLVQKTYENKYSDQSHMIREFKRFAGQNPSSYLSKMSELSNTESNIFIKIISEFKGDLNEYINHSVGDKNSRNNCSR, via the coding sequence ATGAATAAAGATTTAGAGCCGGAAAAATATTATATTCTAAACAAATCCGCTTTTCAACACCGCATACGGACCGTAAATTCGATCGCTAGCTTATCGCCATATTTAAAGGTGCAGGAAGATAAGTATCTGCTAGTAGGCCAAACGGATATTTCGATCGACTGGAATATAAAGTATTCCTTTATGAATACTTTTGCAATTAAGCTTACGCCCGGATTCATATTCAATTTTTTAAAAATTCCGGCCAATCTCTTTACCAATAAGGTGGTTGATCTAGAAGAAATTTTACCGAAAGAAAAATTCGCACATTTCCGCAAATTAGTCGAATCTTATAGTATCATAAGCGAGAAATCGTTTCATATATCGAATTTCTTCAAGAAGATAGATATCGGGAAGAAAGCGATTCTTGCAGAATTTATCGCCCGGAGAATAATGGAGAAGCCTGAATTACGGCTGGAAAAATTAGCTTTAGAAATCGGCTATTCTTCAAGGCAGATCCGTCGTTTAGTGCTATCCTATACCGGATTTACGCCGCAGTTATTGTATAGGATTGCTAAATTCGAAAAATGCAGGCAATCTATTCTGCATCAAAATGAATATTCAATCTTTTCTTTAGTTCAAAAAACATACGAAAATAAGTATAGCGATCAATCGCACATGATACGCGAATTTAAGCGGTTCGCCGGACAAAATCCTTCTTCATACCTATCTAAAATGTCCGAATTATCCAATACCGAATCCAATATATTCATTAAGATCATCTCCGAATTTAAAGGAGATTTGAATGAATATATTAATCATAGTGTTGGCGATAAAAATAGCCGTAATAATTGTAGCCGCTAA
- a CDS encoding L-2-amino-thiazoline-4-carboxylic acid hydrolase: MKPDKIAKYILKALNKSKDPFQYMVNVSKRQESNFFGSTFSFSRATDDLNSYHLLVHDCFYNSYFRRHQVPELMKIACKWDLISWSKGVSQDRHGITFSRPTTLGLNDSDCQFNFERVPKK, from the coding sequence ATGAAACCGGATAAGATCGCAAAATATATATTAAAAGCGCTGAATAAATCGAAAGATCCGTTTCAATACATGGTAAATGTGTCCAAAAGACAAGAATCTAATTTTTTCGGATCTACTTTTTCCTTTTCGAGAGCGACGGATGATCTTAATTCGTATCATTTATTGGTGCACGATTGTTTCTACAATAGTTATTTTCGAAGACATCAAGTCCCAGAACTCATGAAAATAGCATGTAAATGGGATTTGATATCATGGTCAAAAGGGGTTTCGCAGGACAGACATGGGATAACTTTTTCTCGTCCGACTACGTTAGGCCTGAACGACTCCGACTGCCAGTTTAACTTCGAGAGGGTTCCTAAAAAATAG
- a CDS encoding class I SAM-dependent methyltransferase, producing the protein MAKVRDSGMPGEAYWESLFSVDTILEKMKINSDLQDVVEIGFGYGTFTIPVAKIIKGKIIAFDIDESLVPGFKNRIDKLNIRNIEYKIKDVLVEGVEIGDSSVDYYMLFNILHTEYPDMFLKEAYRVVKPGGFCGVIHWRSDIPTPRGPAIDIRPKPEFIKLLLESSGFAIEEQNLILEPFHFGVLGRK; encoded by the coding sequence ATGGCAAAAGTACGAGATAGCGGGATGCCCGGCGAAGCATATTGGGAATCATTATTCTCTGTGGATACGATTCTTGAAAAAATGAAAATTAATTCAGATCTTCAGGATGTCGTTGAAATCGGCTTCGGCTACGGAACTTTTACTATACCGGTCGCGAAGATAATAAAAGGGAAGATAATTGCTTTCGATATCGACGAATCATTAGTGCCTGGATTTAAAAATCGCATCGATAAATTGAATATTAGGAATATAGAATATAAAATCAAAGATGTTCTTGTTGAAGGGGTGGAGATCGGCGATTCTTCGGTCGACTATTACATGCTGTTTAATATATTGCATACCGAATATCCTGATATGTTTTTGAAAGAAGCCTACCGCGTGGTCAAGCCGGGGGGATTTTGCGGGGTTATACATTGGCGCTCGGATATTCCTACGCCGAGAGGGCCGGCCATCGACATTCGACCGAAACCGGAATTTATCAAGTTATTGCTGGAGAGTAGCGGATTTGCGATTGAAGAGCAAAACTTGATTCTCGAACCATTTCATTTCGGTGTCCTCGGAAGAAAATAA
- a CDS encoding SH3 domain-containing protein, whose protein sequence is MQNLLNFELNLKISFHNSIFKILFSILIAFSNSANLNADSVYSKVIADNWLNLRERPEQNSSIIVLLPKGTRVELLEQSDKTEVINGKAGKWVEVEWLGNRGWVFDAYLEKVNEEDQLAGYLRYLKTLKKGELSSIKKAEEKFLSAFDTNSKDAENAFRSFTFFLNMQKEEINPKLNEKLQLDYGQYNTKLVNELKYSGLTVEYCEGESSLVEYYDYYAGILSKYSFEFKEYLLLLSKVGDPYTCDGGIGISWEEMRKRISLIEKFIKNHETIPDRKRAEEFRRAYMNDYANGLDNTPVCDFRNQTLLPEVRSSFKKFLTDNKSSFYFPFMEKLYSMYEKNNFKCSREIKNYSFTFFYPEDKK, encoded by the coding sequence ATGCAGAATTTACTAAATTTCGAACTAAATTTAAAGATCAGCTTTCACAATTCAATATTTAAAATTCTTTTTTCAATACTGATAGCCTTTTCGAACTCCGCAAACTTAAATGCCGATTCCGTTTATTCAAAGGTTATCGCCGATAATTGGCTAAATCTTCGAGAAAGACCCGAGCAAAATAGTTCGATAATAGTATTATTACCGAAAGGAACGCGGGTAGAATTACTCGAACAAAGCGATAAAACAGAAGTCATCAATGGAAAAGCCGGGAAATGGGTCGAAGTAGAATGGTTAGGAAATCGAGGGTGGGTCTTTGACGCTTATTTAGAGAAAGTAAACGAAGAAGATCAACTTGCAGGCTATTTGCGATATCTAAAAACCTTAAAAAAGGGAGAACTATCGTCGATCAAGAAAGCGGAAGAGAAATTTCTTTCGGCATTCGACACAAATTCGAAAGACGCTGAAAATGCGTTTCGTTCCTTTACATTTTTTTTAAATATGCAGAAGGAAGAAATTAATCCCAAATTAAACGAAAAACTGCAACTCGATTACGGCCAATATAATACGAAATTAGTAAATGAACTCAAATATTCAGGTTTGACCGTCGAATACTGCGAAGGCGAATCGAGTCTGGTAGAATACTACGATTACTACGCCGGAATATTGTCTAAATATTCCTTCGAATTCAAAGAATATCTACTACTTCTATCCAAAGTCGGTGACCCTTATACCTGCGACGGTGGAATCGGAATTTCTTGGGAAGAAATGAGAAAGAGAATAAGTTTGATTGAGAAGTTTATAAAAAACCACGAAACCATTCCTGATCGAAAACGCGCCGAAGAATTCCGAAGAGCTTATATGAACGATTACGCAAACGGATTAGACAATACTCCCGTTTGTGATTTCCGGAATCAGACGCTACTCCCTGAAGTTCGAAGTAGTTTTAAAAAGTTCCTAACGGACAATAAATCTTCCTTCTATTTTCCGTTTATGGAAAAGTTATATTCTATGTACGAAAAGAATAATTTCAAATGCAGCCGGGAAATTAAAAACTACAGTTTTACTTTCTTTTATCCGGAAGATAAGAAATAG
- a CDS encoding GDSL-type esterase/lipase family protein, with translation MVLIKMKVRQSLTKAFVLISLFYSTAAAAQPAPYKLVNPVLIRPFGDSITYGIGFTNDWKCPIIEIGQFVCMPPGQRGGGYRGWLTLLSLTMGDGIVFTTEGYQSGGSYVQQWFTNTQTHDGYPGWTIEQLTGIAVRPSFSDITLVHAGTNDMWQVLKIKNVTDAQIDQIAATTGANLFNLLNTLLKSNTRTHLFVAQIIKVSAPGPGAYSFDYETVNKVIFKYNNYIYNNWYNQPPESRARMTLVDMHHTLMPGPDYSVDGIHPSALGYMKLACTWIRAIKADQPKQEDPCSGITTGKAEKQLTPSKEELRQMTPSKEKLEQLLKLN, from the coding sequence ATGGTTTTAATAAAAATGAAAGTTAGACAGTCTCTAACTAAGGCGTTCGTTTTGATTTCACTATTTTATAGTACGGCGGCAGCAGCCCAACCCGCTCCTTATAAACTAGTCAACCCGGTTCTAATTCGCCCATTCGGCGATTCGATCACTTACGGCATAGGTTTTACAAATGACTGGAAGTGCCCTATCATCGAAATCGGACAATTCGTATGCATGCCTCCCGGGCAAAGAGGCGGAGGATATCGGGGATGGCTGACTCTACTCTCTCTTACAATGGGGGATGGGATCGTTTTTACCACGGAGGGTTATCAAAGTGGAGGATCTTACGTACAGCAATGGTTCACAAATACCCAAACTCACGACGGATACCCGGGATGGACGATCGAGCAATTGACGGGAATCGCTGTTCGTCCTAGCTTCTCGGATATCACTCTTGTTCACGCTGGAACAAACGATATGTGGCAGGTACTAAAAATTAAGAACGTAACCGATGCGCAGATTGACCAAATTGCCGCTACTACTGGCGCGAACTTGTTTAATTTACTTAATACTTTGCTGAAGAGCAATACGAGGACTCACCTGTTCGTCGCTCAAATCATCAAGGTCTCCGCTCCGGGACCGGGCGCCTATTCTTTCGATTATGAGACCGTTAATAAGGTAATCTTTAAATATAATAACTATATATATAATAACTGGTATAATCAACCTCCTGAGAGCAGAGCCAGGATGACCCTCGTAGATATGCATCATACGTTGATGCCCGGTCCCGACTATTCAGTGGATGGCATCCACCCGAGCGCATTAGGATATATGAAACTTGCTTGTACTTGGATTCGAGCAATTAAGGCAGATCAACCGAAGCAGGAGGATCCTTGTTCCGGTATTACAACCGGAAAGGCGGAGAAGCAATTGACTCCTTCCAAGGAGGAACTCAGACAAATGACCCCTTCGAAAGAAAAGTTAGAACAATTGTTAAAACTTAATTAA
- a CDS encoding TetR family transcriptional regulator — protein sequence MTWQRARSPERIDERKTAILDAAKELFSLRPYEEISLNGIAAHAKFTKSSVYIYYSSREEIFLAVFSDLVAKWSEDLCEVYRGLKKGIRVESFAETFAKATAKHKNFLDLSPYVYLSLEKNSAEEQVLKFKTLLLQIYSRQTAELERIFPSLTFEDVRTFLYLSHTVMANLWASAKPNKTVSKIHSKVEFRALTPDFESQLKVAVIVIMTGIRESRTNFATLSRK from the coding sequence ATGACCTGGCAAAGAGCACGGTCGCCGGAAAGGATCGATGAACGCAAAACTGCGATCTTAGACGCCGCAAAAGAACTATTTAGCCTAAGGCCTTACGAAGAGATTAGCCTCAATGGGATTGCTGCTCATGCCAAGTTTACGAAATCGAGCGTCTATATTTATTACTCGAGTAGAGAAGAGATTTTCTTGGCCGTTTTTTCGGATCTTGTTGCCAAATGGTCGGAAGATCTATGCGAAGTTTATCGGGGTTTGAAAAAGGGAATTCGTGTTGAATCTTTCGCCGAAACTTTTGCAAAGGCCACGGCGAAACATAAAAATTTTCTCGATCTATCCCCTTATGTTTACCTTTCTTTAGAGAAGAACAGTGCAGAAGAACAGGTGCTAAAATTTAAAACGCTATTGCTTCAGATATATTCCAGGCAGACTGCTGAATTAGAGAGAATCTTTCCAAGTCTCACTTTCGAAGACGTTCGTACATTTCTGTATTTAAGTCATACGGTTATGGCAAATCTCTGGGCATCCGCAAAGCCGAACAAGACAGTATCGAAAATACACTCCAAGGTCGAATTTCGCGCTCTTACTCCTGACTTTGAAAGCCAACTGAAAGTCGCAGTTATCGTCATTATGACCGGAATCCGGGAGTCTCGTACGAACTTTGCCACCTTAAGCAGAAAATAA
- a CDS encoding oxidoreductase encodes MVTNKVVLITGASSGIGKATAEILARNGFIVYGAARRLSEMDELKKLGGHPIQLDVTDAKTIERVIDQIIESEGKIDVLINNAGFGLYGSIEDTSIEDAKYQFEVNIFGLAKLIQSVIPHMRKQGSGKIINISSVSGKTYAPLSGWYHASKHAVEGLSDCLRLELKPFGIDVVIIEPGLIDSNFNDYIDPLLKRSSGGAYDAMANKIANISRGYVEKGRKSSPKVIATAILDAINSSKPKRRYAVGRLAKPILFIRRWLGDGVFDKLVMRQYK; translated from the coding sequence ATGGTAACTAACAAAGTCGTACTCATCACGGGTGCAAGTTCCGGTATTGGTAAAGCTACTGCCGAAATCTTAGCGAGAAACGGTTTTATAGTGTACGGAGCCGCTAGAAGGCTATCTGAAATGGATGAACTTAAAAAACTTGGAGGGCATCCAATCCAACTAGACGTAACTGATGCAAAAACAATCGAACGAGTTATCGACCAGATTATCGAATCGGAAGGTAAGATCGATGTTCTGATTAACAATGCGGGTTTTGGGCTTTACGGAAGCATTGAAGATACAAGTATAGAAGACGCAAAATACCAATTCGAAGTGAATATATTCGGATTAGCGAAACTGATCCAGAGCGTTATTCCTCATATGCGAAAGCAAGGATCGGGAAAAATCATTAATATTTCTTCCGTAAGCGGGAAGACATATGCTCCGCTCAGTGGTTGGTATCACGCATCGAAACATGCCGTAGAAGGGCTTTCCGATTGTTTAAGGCTTGAGTTAAAACCGTTTGGGATAGACGTTGTTATCATCGAACCCGGACTTATTGATTCGAATTTTAATGATTACATTGACCCGCTATTGAAACGCTCAAGCGGAGGCGCATACGACGCGATGGCCAATAAAATCGCCAATATCTCGAGGGGCTACGTTGAAAAAGGACGGAAATCCTCTCCTAAAGTGATTGCTACCGCCATTCTGGATGCAATCAATTCCTCGAAACCAAAAAGGAGATATGCTGTTGGAAGGCTTGCAAAGCCAATTTTATTCATTCGACGTTGGCTGGGTGACGGTGTGTTTGACAAGTTGGTCATGCGGCAATATAAATAA
- a CDS encoding histidine kinase N-terminal 7TM domain-containing protein — MALLSSILLFLSTYLFYKWSDRNGLCKAYALLTFSLSLWCLFLFLGQVHFSPPIRILIVNLTPIPILFVPSLATYIVVNYTRPYDLLSPPKILTAIHIVAVISLSMLCLIGEVSPAYAEGAEVRFRASASYYFVVGYIYFSLFAALGVITYNLFFGNYFVRLHSLYLFVGILLACVLSAIFVVFLPLFGIYLNSLAAVGMLAFLWFSWIPVTKYRLFTTELTDFGKDFRNPTLSSVIVAINRFLLNTMDPKAFKEICDQFESARSEEAFALQAEMLLESAYTKEGSISNHIRKYSKKVTNLFIA, encoded by the coding sequence TTGGCACTGCTTTCATCTATTCTACTTTTTTTATCGACCTACTTGTTTTATAAGTGGTCCGATCGAAATGGCCTATGTAAAGCTTATGCCTTATTGACATTTAGCCTGTCCTTATGGTGCTTGTTTTTATTCCTTGGGCAGGTTCATTTTTCACCCCCTATTCGCATTTTGATCGTGAATTTAACACCGATTCCGATCTTATTTGTCCCCTCGCTCGCGACTTATATCGTAGTCAATTATACTCGGCCCTATGATTTGCTCTCGCCGCCTAAGATCCTTACAGCCATTCATATTGTTGCAGTTATCAGCCTATCCATGCTTTGCTTAATTGGAGAAGTTTCTCCCGCTTATGCAGAAGGTGCCGAAGTCCGCTTTCGGGCCAGTGCCTCATACTACTTCGTGGTGGGTTATATTTATTTTTCTCTCTTTGCCGCGTTGGGCGTAATCACTTACAATTTGTTTTTTGGAAATTATTTTGTTCGGCTTCATTCCCTGTATCTCTTTGTCGGAATACTGCTCGCCTGCGTTCTTTCGGCTATCTTCGTAGTGTTTTTACCTTTGTTCGGAATTTACTTAAACTCCCTTGCCGCAGTCGGCATGCTTGCGTTTCTTTGGTTTTCTTGGATTCCGGTAACAAAATATAGGCTATTCACCACCGAACTGACCGATTTCGGAAAGGATTTTAGAAACCCTACGCTTTCGTCAGTTATCGTTGCGATCAATCGGTTCTTATTGAATACGATGGATCCTAAAGCATTTAAGGAGATCTGCGATCAATTTGAAAGCGCGAGATCGGAAGAAGCATTTGCTTTGCAGGCGGAAATGCTTTTGGAATCGGCGTATACAAAGGAAGGAAGCATTTCCAATCATATTAGAAAGTACTCAAAGAAGGTTACCAATCTATTTATAGCTTAA
- a CDS encoding LBL_2463 family protein → MEHIKESYQTLNPYAVEKSGTRIYCIDYSSNPKLVFDLRKFIKESYISHGYVGFSDDFDSYNDRHSYYLFSTSERGEVLAVLRIMYKENTNLLPFEWGFIKDESKRYAQYETNVADLNSFIFTRALESRKASKCLFGYAAKHMLEKGIKRAFGMYDMSNLVIKSVYEKYGAVDSEEFPKPIYFPGYGVMRDNEFYVSLWRIIEIANSQLEKLVLLANPIAGRNI, encoded by the coding sequence ATGGAACATATTAAAGAATCCTATCAAACATTAAATCCGTACGCTGTCGAAAAAAGCGGAACCAGAATTTACTGCATCGATTATTCGAGTAACCCAAAACTCGTATTCGATTTGCGAAAATTCATAAAAGAAAGCTATATCTCTCACGGATATGTCGGTTTTTCCGATGACTTCGATAGCTATAATGACCGACATTCTTACTATTTATTCTCGACCTCGGAAAGAGGGGAGGTTTTGGCGGTATTAAGAATTATGTATAAAGAAAATACAAATCTTTTACCGTTTGAGTGGGGATTCATTAAGGATGAATCGAAGCGTTACGCGCAGTATGAAACGAATGTAGCCGACTTAAACTCATTTATTTTTACTAGAGCCCTGGAGTCTCGGAAGGCTAGTAAATGCTTATTCGGGTATGCCGCTAAGCATATGCTGGAGAAAGGAATTAAGAGAGCGTTCGGGATGTATGATATGTCGAATTTAGTGATTAAGAGTGTGTACGAAAAATACGGGGCGGTAGATTCCGAAGAATTTCCAAAACCGATTTATTTTCCGGGATATGGGGTAATGCGAGATAATGAATTTTATGTCTCGTTATGGAGAATTATAGAAATCGCGAATTCCCAGCTAGAAAAATTAGTTCTTCTTGCCAACCCGATTGCAGGAAGAAATATTTGA
- a CDS encoding ArsR/SmtB family transcription factor, translating to MLKEMEGADKVFKALADPSRRKVLDLLYANNGQPLSALCEQLNMQRQSATQHIDILINAVLVTVVWKGREKLHFINPVPIYEVYERWVRKFEQNRLRFLQDLKVQLEGENDGKT from the coding sequence ATGCTAAAGGAAATGGAAGGTGCTGACAAAGTATTTAAGGCGCTGGCTGACCCGAGCCGCCGAAAAGTTCTCGATCTTCTTTATGCAAACAATGGCCAACCACTTTCGGCTTTGTGTGAACAGCTAAATATGCAGAGACAATCGGCGACTCAACACATCGACATCCTAATCAATGCGGTTCTGGTAACCGTAGTTTGGAAAGGTCGAGAGAAACTGCATTTTATTAATCCTGTGCCGATTTACGAGGTCTATGAGCGTTGGGTTAGAAAATTCGAACAAAATCGCTTACGGTTTTTACAAGATCTGAAAGTGCAGCTTGAAGGAGAAAATGATGGAAAAACCTAG
- a CDS encoding SRPBCC family protein: protein MEKPSFVYVTYIVSTPEKVWSALINPEVTRQYWLDPLAKNPAHVNVSDWEPGSEWKHQRLDDAGTIDIRGKVVESIPPRRLVLTWARPKEVEEESKHSRVTFDIEPYANGIVRLVVTHEDLDPQMLAGISTGWPGVLSNLKTFLESGRALAQHISVA from the coding sequence ATGGAAAAACCTAGTTTCGTCTATGTCACGTACATAGTCAGCACACCGGAGAAGGTATGGAGTGCATTAATTAATCCTGAAGTAACGCGTCAATATTGGCTTGATCCCTTAGCCAAGAATCCGGCGCATGTAAACGTTTCGGATTGGGAGCCCGGTTCGGAGTGGAAGCATCAGCGCCTGGACGATGCAGGTACAATCGACATCAGGGGCAAGGTTGTTGAAAGTATCCCCCCGCGTCGTTTGGTTCTTACCTGGGCTAGACCGAAGGAAGTCGAAGAAGAATCAAAACATTCGCGGGTAACATTTGATATTGAGCCTTATGCGAATGGGATCGTTCGTTTGGTTGTCACCCATGAAGATCTAGATCCACAGATGCTTGCAGGGATATCCACTGGCTGGCCCGGGGTTCTTTCAAATCTCAAAACATTCCTGGAGTCAGGACGCGCGCTAGCACAGCACATTTCGGTGGCCTAA
- a CDS encoding GFA family protein, with amino-acid sequence MNNPYSGGCACGTIRYNISDEPIFMNDCQCRDCQRMSGTGHGSYLTFPSRETVKLDGEAAEFNMASDSGKIKTSGFCPKCGSPVYMTFAAMPELFTVHATSLDDPRRYKPQVVTYADRGYTWDHIDPSLPKFEKMPPI; translated from the coding sequence ATGAATAATCCCTATTCCGGCGGATGCGCTTGCGGCACAATTCGGTACAACATTTCTGATGAACCGATATTTATGAATGATTGCCAGTGTCGGGACTGCCAACGGATGAGCGGAACGGGTCATGGATCTTATCTGACGTTTCCCTCTCGGGAAACGGTAAAACTCGACGGAGAAGCGGCAGAATTTAATATGGCTAGCGACAGTGGCAAGATTAAGACTAGCGGCTTTTGCCCAAAATGCGGCTCACCGGTATATATGACGTTCGCCGCTATGCCTGAACTATTTACGGTGCACGCTACAAGTCTTGACGATCCGCGTCGATACAAACCGCAGGTTGTGACATACGCTGACCGGGGTTATACTTGGGACCACATCGATCCGTCACTGCCAAAATTCGAAAAGATGCCGCCAATATAA
- a CDS encoding MBL fold metallo-hydrolase, giving the protein MIWNKTKKITTITASVLILLLLLILSQTACFSSFGGTPTGKRLERIRTSPQYGGDDLFENKPFVPNIVPGTYTQMLKRQLFGSEERIPSNPIPVVKPDLKSFSNPLLPGLRAIWFGHSSVLVEIDGLRIFTDPVFSEKVSPFTSVGPSRFFPPPVALSDLPPIDAVVISHDHYDHLDMETTRYLASRGTKYFVPLGVGAHLEAWGVPGSQIIELDWWEKKNIKNIEIICTPAVHYSGRGLFNRKSTLWASWSVIGPKHKFFHSGDTGFSSHFSEIGKRLGPFNLTSIKIGAYDWTWEAIHMNPERALQAHIDLNGRKMLPVHWGTFNLAIHSWDEPILRTVHGAKENKIDLIVPKPGQWVDMASPLISEPWWEKLK; this is encoded by the coding sequence ATGATCTGGAATAAAACGAAAAAAATTACAACAATTACCGCGAGCGTTTTAATACTTCTTCTCTTACTTATCTTATCACAAACGGCCTGCTTCAGTTCGTTTGGAGGAACTCCTACTGGAAAGCGATTGGAAAGAATCCGAACTTCTCCGCAATACGGAGGCGATGACCTCTTCGAGAACAAACCGTTCGTTCCGAATATTGTCCCCGGCACATATACGCAAATGCTCAAAAGACAACTCTTCGGCTCCGAAGAGAGGATTCCTTCGAATCCGATACCGGTCGTAAAACCGGACCTTAAAAGTTTTTCGAATCCTCTACTACCCGGACTCAGAGCGATATGGTTCGGACATTCTTCCGTTCTTGTCGAGATCGACGGCTTGCGAATCTTTACCGATCCGGTCTTTTCCGAAAAAGTTTCTCCGTTCACGAGCGTCGGACCGAGTCGCTTTTTTCCTCCTCCGGTTGCCTTGTCCGATCTGCCGCCGATCGACGCAGTGGTCATTTCGCACGACCACTACGATCATCTCGATATGGAAACGACCCGATACCTAGCAAGTCGTGGTACAAAATACTTCGTTCCTCTCGGAGTTGGAGCGCATTTGGAGGCTTGGGGAGTCCCGGGTAGCCAAATCATAGAGTTAGATTGGTGGGAAAAAAAGAATATTAAGAATATTGAAATTATTTGCACTCCCGCAGTCCATTATTCGGGGAGAGGTTTGTTCAATCGCAAATCCACTCTTTGGGCCTCTTGGAGTGTGATCGGCCCAAAACATAAATTTTTTCATAGCGGAGATACCGGATTTTCCTCCCATTTTAGCGAGATCGGAAAACGGTTGGGACCGTTCAATTTAACCTCCATTAAAATCGGCGCATACGATTGGACTTGGGAAGCAATTCATATGAATCCGGAACGGGCCCTACAAGCTCATATCGATCTCAACGGACGTAAAATGCTACCGGTGCATTGGGGAACTTTCAATCTAGCGATTCATTCCTGGGACGAACCGATTCTCAGAACCGTCCACGGAGCCAAAGAAAATAAAATCGATCTGATCGTGCCAAAACCAGGTCAATGGGTAGATATGGCCTCTCCTCTTATTTCTGAACCTTGGTGGGAGAAATTAAAGTAG